In the genome of Streptomyces fagopyri, the window CATGGGCAACTGGGACCTCGCGGGCGCGTGGGTCACCACCGAGCTGGAGACGCCGTTCACCACCGTGGCCGAGCGGCTCAAGCCGGAATCGCTGTACGACCGCTTCGTCGCCTACCGCGAGGGCCTCGGCATGGAGGTCCTCCCGCACAGCGGCGGCACCGCGTTCGGCACCCTGGCCCGGCGGCTGCGCGACGGGGGCCTGGTCTGCCTGGTCGCCGAACGCGACCTGTCCGCGTCCGGCGTCGAGGTCAAGTTCTTCGGAGAGGCCACCCGGATGCCCGCGGGCCCCGCGCTGCTGGCCCAGCAGACCGGCGCGCTGCTCCTGCCGGTGACACTCTGGTACGACGACTCTCCCGTGATGCGGGGTCGTGTGCATCCCCCCGTCGAGGTCCCCGAGACAGGTACCCGGGCCGAGAAGACGTCTGTCATGACACAGGCGCTGGCCGATGCCTTCGCCACGGGTATTTCCGACCATCCGGAGGACTGGCACATGCTTCAGCGCCTGTGGCTCGCCGACCTGGAGCCCCGCCCCGAACCGTCCGACGGGGAGCGGCCGTGAAGATCGGCATCGTCTGCCCGTACTCGTGGGACGTACCGGGCGGCGTCCAGTTCCACATCCGCGATCTCGCCGAGCACCTCATCCGCCTCGGCCACGAGGTCTCCGTCCTCGCCCCCGCGGACGACGAGACACCCCTGCCGCCGTACGTCGTCTCGGCGGGCCGCGCGGTGCCGGTGCCCTACAACGGTTCCGTGGCACGCCTGAACTTCGGCTTCCTGTCGGCGGCCCGGGTACGGCGCTGGCTGCACGACGGCACCTTCGACGTGATCCACATCCACGAACCGACCTCGCCGTCCCTGGGACTGCTCGCGTGCTGGGCCGCGCAGGGACCCATCGTCGCCACCTTCCACACCTCCAACCCGCGCTCCCGGGCGATGATCGCCGCGTACCCGATCCTGCAACCCGCGCTGGAGAAGATCAGCGCGCGGATCGCCGTGAGCGAGTACGCGCGACGCACCCTCGTCGAACACCTGGGCGGCGACGCGGTCGTCATCCCGAACGGCGTCGACGTCGACTTCTTCGCCCGTGCCAAGCCCCAGCAGGAGTGGCAGGGCGACACCCTCGGGTTCATCGGCCGCATCGACGAACCCCGCAAGGGCCTGCCCGTCCTCATGAAGGCGCTCCCCAAGATCCTCGCCGAACGCCCGGCGACCAGACTCCTGGTCGCCGGCCGGGGCGACGAGGAGGAGGCCGTCGAGTCGCTGCCCGTCGAGATGCGCTCCCGCGTCGAGTTCCTCGGCATGATCAGCGACGAGGACAAGGCCCGCTTCCTGCGCAGCGTCGACGTGTACGTGGCACCCAACACCGGGGGCGAGAGCTTCGGGATCATCCTGGTGGAGGCCATGTCCGCGGGGGCGCCGGTGCTGGCCTCCGACCTCGACGCGTTCGCGCAGGTGCTCGACCAGGGGGCGGCCGGGGAACTGTTCGCCAACGAGGACGCCGACGCGCTGGCCGCATCCGCCGTACGCCTGCTCGGC includes:
- a CDS encoding phosphatidylinositol mannoside acyltransferase, translated to MTSLRDRLVDGAYALGWSAVKTLPEPVAVRLGRTVADLAWRKRGKGVLRLESNYARVVPDAGPERLAELSRAGMRSYLRYWMESFRLPAWSRERVRTGFDPRDAHYLRDGIASDRGVILALPHMGNWDLAGAWVTTELETPFTTVAERLKPESLYDRFVAYREGLGMEVLPHSGGTAFGTLARRLRDGGLVCLVAERDLSASGVEVKFFGEATRMPAGPALLAQQTGALLLPVTLWYDDSPVMRGRVHPPVEVPETGTRAEKTSVMTQALADAFATGISDHPEDWHMLQRLWLADLEPRPEPSDGERP
- a CDS encoding glycosyltransferase family 4 protein; its protein translation is MKIGIVCPYSWDVPGGVQFHIRDLAEHLIRLGHEVSVLAPADDETPLPPYVVSAGRAVPVPYNGSVARLNFGFLSAARVRRWLHDGTFDVIHIHEPTSPSLGLLACWAAQGPIVATFHTSNPRSRAMIAAYPILQPALEKISARIAVSEYARRTLVEHLGGDAVVIPNGVDVDFFARAKPQQEWQGDTLGFIGRIDEPRKGLPVLMKALPKILAERPATRLLVAGRGDEEEAVESLPVEMRSRVEFLGMISDEDKARFLRSVDVYVAPNTGGESFGIILVEAMSAGAPVLASDLDAFAQVLDQGAAGELFANEDADALAASAVRLLGDPERRAELRVRGSAHVRRFDWSTVGADILSVYETVTDGAAAVAADERTGLRARFGLARE